GGCCAGAGACCTGGGAGTCATAATCAATATCTCTTGTTTCCTTACTTCTAGGCTcctagcacacacacacacacacacacacacacacacacccacccacaccccaccaccaccacatctaATTGGCCAAGAAACCTTTGTAACTTTTCTGCATTACCCAGTATAGCAGCTGCTAACTTCAGATGGCCATTGAATAGTTGAAATATAACTAGTCCAAATCTAGATGCTGTAAGTGGACTTTCAGACAATGCCAAATACAAAAGAAGcattttggaaatgtttataTTGGTTGCATGCTgaaacaataatattttgaatatttttggttaactaaaatatattatttaaattaatttcccCTATTTATCTTTACTTGTCTAATATGGCTCCTGacccattttatttctgttgagcATCACTCTTCTAAATGGCTCTCCTGTGTTCCCTCCTAACCTTTCTCTATCACCACCCTAATTCAGGCCTTCATTTCTCACCTGGTGCCTGAAattggttttttgcttgtttgtttgtttgtttttgctaaagttgggttctcactgtgttgcccaggctggtctcaaactcttgacttcaagtgattctcctgcctcagcctcccaaatgctgggattaagggtgtaagccactgcacccagctggttcTCAGTCTTAACCCTCCTCTAATCTGCATGCTGTAGCCACAGGGTCTACCTAAAATATAAATGTGACCATGTCACTCTCTGACTTACACCCTTTCAGTGATGATCTATTACATTACATCATCTATTACACTTAACTCAGCATACAAGGGGTCTCTGTGAATCAGCTCTTCAATTGCCTGCACCACATATACTCTAGGTTAGAGCCCTTCGGAACTAATTGCCTTTCTCTTTTACCGCTATTTCTAGCTGTTTCTTTCCTTGCTAGAAATTTCCCATTCTCTCCAATCTAATTAACTCCCAACTTCCTTAAAGATTTCACTCTGCCTGCCCCACTGCCTGGTGTCACAGTTACCTATTTACTGCTCCTCTATCCGTTCAAGACTCTGAGCTCCTTGTTTGGGGCCTCTCCTATGGGAAAACTCAGTAAGGTTGATTGAATGCTCAGGCCCAGAGGGGTTGACTCTTTATTTCTAAGGATACTTCAGCTATTCTTGAAACCgagaaagaggagaaatgagATTACCTGGTAGGATTTCCAAccaatctctcttttttctcaaaaGTCCCTCTAGGTCAGCCAGAAGTATTCAGTGGAAAAAGTCTCCATTCTTCATAAATGCCCTCCCCAATTTCACCTCTACTTATTCTGCTACCACCCCTGCTCTCACCCAAAGGTCACTGTAGACAACTTTGGGCCCCCCTCGGTGACCTTTAGGAGTGGgaagctgggtgtgatggttcatgcctatagtcacaacactttaggaagccatggcgggcaaatcacttgggctcaggagtttgagtccagcctggccaacgtggagaaatcctgtctctactaaaaatataaaagttagccggacatgttggtgcatgcctgtaatcccagctgctcgggtaggtgaggcatgagactcacttgaacccaggaggcagagtttgcagtgagccgagatcctgccactacactccagcctgggtgatggagcaagaccttgtctcatcaaaaaaaaaaaaaaaaaaaaaaaaaaaaccgaaggGGAAAAGGGAGTCCTGCTGAATCAGAGCAGCTCCCTCGCTCAGTGGAGGGGCTGGAGCAGACAGTATCTGCTGCGGAGTAAAAGGGGAGCCCACTCAGAGTGAGTTGGGAAGCATTTTGAGCGTCCTGCCTCCCAATGTCTTTATTCCCTCTTTCCCTATAGACCATAgtaacctgggaggaggagcagcTGGTGTGTGTGCAGAAAGGGGAGGTCCCTAACCGGGGCTGGAGACACTGGCTGGAGGGAGAGATGCTGTATCTGGTAAATGGGGTAGGGGCTGGGTGTCTGGGAGAAGGGCCTGCAGCTATGCGGCATTCCCTTGTCCAAACCAGATAGGTCCACCACTcttcccccagcccagccccactcCCTGTCCAAGGAATTGACCAGGGAGGGAAAGCAAAAGCActgggaggagtggggagaggaagaaacagagtgGCCAAGGTGGGCCCTGGCTATGAGTCGGATGAATGCCCATAAATCATCACTGGAGCAATGGAGGCTTCAGCCATTTCACATCCCCTGACCCAGCCACCTTCCTTCCTGAGGGGTGGAAAGTTGAGGATGTGGAATAATGATACAATTGCCCATACATCAAACACTGAAGTTGCTGTATCCGGAAGGAGTAAATGGAGGTCAAGGACCTTGAGGAAGGGGCTCTGGCTGGCAAAAGCCCGCTTTCTCGCTCCCCCTTacttcccctctctccccaggAACTGACTGCAAGGGATGCAGTGTGCGAGCAGGTCTTCAGGAAGGTCAGATAGCCAGAGAGGAACTGAGGCCCCTCCAGACAGCACCAGCCCACAGACCCTCCTGCCATGCCCCCTTCAAGCCCAGATTGTGCCAGGTC
This sequence is a window from Theropithecus gelada isolate Dixy chromosome 11, Tgel_1.0, whole genome shotgun sequence. Protein-coding genes within it:
- the RBP5 gene encoding retinol-binding protein 5 isoform X2; this encodes MTVRTLSTFRNYTVQFDVGVEFEEDLRSVDGRKCQTIVTWEEEQLVCVQKGEVPNRGWRHWLEGEMLYLELTARDAVCEQVFRKVR